The proteins below are encoded in one region of Peromyscus eremicus chromosome 10, PerEre_H2_v1, whole genome shotgun sequence:
- the C10H4orf19 gene encoding uncharacterized protein C4orf19 homolog — protein MPTPLTPSYLFDPVQVPSPGFVNEVNNCRLEEDDTVRLKGTQNSEVEVPRNALHGGSLTKTENRDGTAGLPHQGPLPQEDSEERHCAEKHGIVNGISPTATLHLVRSPRPHPVDGVSWASSSWAGTVDGTHPTQPFLEGEDCRKQSCTVPTSEETQMVGRGDCRAPAEVLAGADHVLHIPAPDYPQLWSPTLDHADPEEKDCLFENHSEVEPLPGIHPRVSEQGLSLPFSLKRSWDSLNEAVTTEVLNVYFKEEGPTHPPPAVDCRNEPEVPHTYNEDRDGVVVDEDAEVAEALAALEAATAGEDAEEAD, from the coding sequence ATGCCCACTCCTCTCACCCCCAGCTATCTCTTTGATCCAGTTCAAGTGCCCTCCCCTGGTTTCGTCAACGAAGTCAACAACTGCAGGTTGGAGGAGGATGACACTGTCAGACTAAAAGGcacccagaacagtgaggttgagGTGCCCAGGAATGCCCTGCATGGTGGGAGCCTGACCAAGACGGAGAACAGAGACGGTACAGCTGGTCTACCTCACCAAGGCCCGCTCCCTCAGGAGGACTCGGAAGAGAGACACTGTGCGGAGAAGCATGGTATTGTCAATGGTATCAGCCCCACTGCCACTCTGCATTTGGTCAGGAGTCCCAGGCCGCACCCGGTTGACGGTGTCTCCTGGGCCAGCAGCTCCTGGGCAGGCACCGTAGACGGCACTCACCCAACTCAACCCTTCCTTGAAGGAGAGGACTGCAGGAAGCAGAGCTGCACCGTGCCCACCTCGGAAGAGACCCAGATGGTGGGACGCGGAGACTGCAGGGCCCCTGCTGAGGTCTTGGCAGGGGCAGACCACGTCCTACACATACCAGCCCCGGATTACCCCCAGCTCTGGAGCCCCACACTAGACCATGCAGACCCTGAAGAAAAGGATTGTCTTTTTGAGAACCACTCTGAGGTGGAGCCCCTGCCGGGAATTCACCCCAGGGTGAGTGAGCAAGGTCTGAGCCTGCCCTTCTCCCTGAAGAGAAGCTGGGACTCCCTGAATGAGGCGGTGACTACGGAAGTTCTGAATGTCTACTTTAAAGAGGAGGGTCCCACTCACCCCCCGCCAGCGGTTGATTGTCGAAATGAGCCGGAAGTCCCCCACACCTACAATGAGGACAGAGATGGGGTGGTGGTAGATGAGGACGCTGAGGTAGCCGAAGCCCTGGCAGCATTAGAAGCTGCGACTGCAGGAGAAGATGCAGAGGAGGCAGATTAG